The following proteins come from a genomic window of Phnomibacter ginsenosidimutans:
- a CDS encoding glycosyltransferase, with amino-acid sequence MVVAQIIDSLDTGGAEVVAVNMANALSRIEGVTSHLVVTRHTGALEARVDPAVKLFVLQKKGAFDIKALFRLRSYFIRNAVDIVHAHSTSFLYPAILEPFSSFMLVWHDHYGLPIRADGKRHYPYKIFSSLFDHVFCVSQQLVENNRKHLRVPRHKIQLLYNFSVKLDVTATEKVSKPEGRKLIVMSANLRPQKDHLNLIGAIQQLSAEIPNLLVYCIGGTNDAQYQQQLQAAIDTAGLTETVLLMGSQPNPFAFYQIADVAVLSSASEGLPLTLIEYGLAGCAVVCTDVGQASAVVNQENGWLVPSSDSTALANAIGHVLMHPEAAAVKAKRLQQFVQQFFSEESAIYAVMNTYKHILKT; translated from the coding sequence GATACCGGTGGCGCCGAAGTAGTGGCAGTCAATATGGCCAATGCGCTGAGCAGAATAGAAGGTGTAACTTCTCATCTGGTTGTTACCCGTCATACCGGGGCGCTGGAGGCAAGAGTAGACCCTGCGGTAAAACTGTTTGTGTTGCAAAAAAAAGGCGCATTTGACATCAAGGCACTGTTTCGGTTGCGCAGTTATTTTATACGTAATGCAGTAGATATTGTGCATGCCCATTCTACTTCGTTTCTCTATCCGGCTATTCTTGAACCTTTCTCCAGTTTTATGCTGGTTTGGCACGACCACTATGGATTGCCGATACGTGCCGATGGCAAACGACATTATCCGTACAAAATTTTTTCTTCGTTGTTCGATCATGTGTTTTGTGTTTCGCAACAACTGGTGGAAAACAACCGGAAGCATTTGCGTGTGCCGCGGCACAAAATTCAGTTGCTCTACAATTTTTCTGTAAAGCTGGATGTAACAGCAACAGAAAAAGTGAGCAAACCAGAGGGTAGGAAATTGATTGTGATGAGTGCCAATCTCAGGCCACAAAAAGATCATTTGAATTTGATTGGGGCCATTCAGCAATTGAGTGCCGAAATACCCAACCTTCTGGTATATTGTATTGGCGGCACCAATGATGCGCAATACCAACAACAACTGCAGGCGGCTATTGATACAGCTGGCCTAACAGAAACCGTTTTATTGATGGGATCTCAGCCCAATCCTTTTGCATTCTATCAAATTGCAGATGTGGCGGTGTTGAGTTCTGCCAGCGAAGGACTGCCACTTACATTGATTGAATACGGATTGGCAGGATGCGCTGTAGTATGTACCGATGTTGGTCAGGCTTCTGCGGTAGTAAATCAGGAAAATGGCTGGCTGGTGCCTTCGTCGGATAGCACGGCATTGGCCAATGCTATCGGGCATGTATTGATGCACCCCGAAGCAGCCGCTGTAAAAGCAAAACGGTTGCAACAGTTTGTGCAGCAGTTTTTCTCAGAAGAATCGGCGATATATGCGGTGATGAACACGTACAAACACATTTTGAAAACCTGA
- a CDS encoding ATP-grasp fold amidoligase family protein has translation MKDFLRHIYYLLCRYVFILLPDKHFHILTTYLTFRRFNAPFYDMNLEHPRSFNEKLNYLKMHHQNPLGTLVADKVAVREYVKEKIGEQYLIPVLGVYNTATEIPFEQLPEKFVLKTNHGSGWNVVCTNKQTLDIALTRKKFNRWLGYNAFYLSREYQYKNIPPAILCESFLRYNIEDYKFFCFNGEPAFVQIDIGRFTKHERAYYDINWQKLDFSICYAIAKEEVPKPAQLNEMLEVVRKLSKDFLFARVDLYLHDDRIFFGEITMFPEGAHGPFLNNADDYKVGELLQLPSL, from the coding sequence ATGAAAGATTTCTTACGTCATATTTACTATTTGCTTTGCCGGTATGTATTCATACTACTGCCGGATAAGCATTTCCATATTCTTACCACATACCTCACTTTTAGAAGATTTAATGCTCCATTTTACGACATGAATTTAGAGCATCCACGTTCTTTCAATGAGAAGCTCAATTACCTGAAAATGCATCATCAAAACCCTTTGGGCACATTGGTGGCGGATAAGGTAGCAGTGCGGGAATATGTAAAAGAAAAAATAGGTGAACAATACCTGATACCCGTGTTGGGCGTGTACAACACGGCTACAGAAATCCCCTTTGAGCAATTGCCAGAAAAGTTTGTATTGAAAACAAACCACGGTTCTGGCTGGAATGTGGTATGCACCAATAAGCAAACGTTAGATATTGCACTAACGAGAAAAAAGTTCAATCGTTGGTTGGGTTATAATGCCTTTTATCTGAGCCGGGAGTATCAGTATAAAAACATTCCGCCAGCTATTTTGTGTGAGTCTTTTCTGCGGTACAATATTGAAGATTATAAGTTTTTCTGCTTCAATGGTGAGCCAGCTTTTGTGCAAATTGACATTGGCCGTTTTACCAAACATGAAAGGGCGTACTACGATATCAACTGGCAGAAACTCGATTTCAGCATTTGTTATGCCATTGCCAAAGAAGAGGTACCCAAGCCAGCACAGCTCAACGAAATGCTGGAAGTGGTTAGAAAACTTAGTAAGGATTTTTTATTCGCCAGGGTGGATTTGTATTTGCACGACGATCGCATTTTCTTTGGCGAAATCACCATGTTCCCGGAAGGCGCCCATGGTCCGTTCTTAAATAATGCAGATGATTATAAAGTAGGCGAATTACTTCAGCTTCCTTCATTGTAA
- a CDS encoding glycosyltransferase family 4 protein, whose product MAINKRKILFLGEVYRADAQTWINGLKEFGDFDIVSYELKGEGGGWKKIFRFLEFLFIGPLQVRKKIKQEKPDMVIAERTTSYGYLAAVSGVHPVAVAQQGVTDLFPVGSILIPLKKRLQRKAFTNADVLHAWGPVMAEHMQRVGTDMQKVMVMPKGIDLRKFQFTTIAQKQQQPVRVIVTRSLTWVYCHKVIFDAAATIKKAGIALEWLIVGDGVMRQELEAYVTALGLQQEVKFLGRIHNHDLPLYLASSTFYVSMPMTEGVSASLFEAMAAGCYPLVTDLPGNRYWVRNGDNGQLIPVNDSASLANKISTLYHQPEVLSKAVNDNRAFIESYANYEVNMKKIADKYHQLIDQYSGK is encoded by the coding sequence ATGGCAATTAACAAAAGGAAAATATTGTTTTTGGGAGAAGTCTATCGGGCTGATGCACAAACGTGGATCAATGGCCTGAAAGAGTTTGGCGATTTTGATATTGTGAGTTATGAATTGAAAGGAGAAGGCGGCGGCTGGAAAAAAATCTTTCGGTTTTTAGAGTTCCTGTTTATTGGTCCTTTGCAGGTGCGTAAAAAAATAAAGCAAGAAAAACCAGACATGGTCATTGCCGAACGCACTACCAGTTACGGGTATTTAGCAGCTGTAAGTGGTGTGCATCCCGTAGCCGTGGCACAACAAGGCGTTACCGATTTGTTTCCTGTAGGTTCTATCCTCATTCCCCTTAAAAAGCGTTTGCAACGAAAAGCATTTACCAATGCCGATGTGCTGCATGCCTGGGGACCTGTAATGGCAGAGCACATGCAACGTGTGGGCACAGATATGCAAAAAGTAATGGTGATGCCGAAGGGCATTGATTTACGTAAGTTTCAGTTCACCACAATCGCACAAAAACAACAGCAGCCCGTGCGGGTAATTGTTACCCGAAGCCTTACATGGGTGTATTGCCACAAAGTGATTTTTGATGCAGCAGCAACCATCAAAAAAGCAGGGATAGCACTGGAATGGCTCATTGTTGGTGATGGTGTAATGCGACAGGAATTGGAAGCGTATGTAACTGCATTGGGATTACAGCAGGAAGTGAAATTTCTGGGCCGCATTCACAATCATGATTTGCCTTTGTATTTGGCCAGCAGCACCTTTTATGTAAGCATGCCCATGACAGAAGGGGTGAGTGCATCCTTGTTTGAAGCCATGGCTGCTGGTTGTTATCCATTGGTAACAGATTTGCCTGGCAACAGGTATTGGGTTCGCAATGGTGATAACGGACAATTGATTCCTGTAAACGACAGTGCTTCATTGGCAAATAAAATCAGCACACTCTATCATCAACCCGAAGTATTATCAAAGGCAGTGAATGATAACCGTGCTTTTATTGAATCGTATGCCAATTACGAAGTGAATATGAAAAAGATTGCGGATAAGTATCATCAATTGATTGATCAGTATTCGGGAAAATAA